In Aedes albopictus strain Foshan chromosome 3, AalbF5, whole genome shotgun sequence, the genomic window AGTGATAGTGATACAACTTTGGAGTTTTTTCCTGGTTTGATCATGAATCTGTAATTTGACAAACAAAAATTAAGTGTTTCCGTTAATTTATACATCAATACTACCTTATATTTATTTCGCATTGTATTGATGTCAATTACCATAGTTTCGCGGGCTGCATTTTCAGCTGCTTCTACAGCCTCTTCGCCATAATCCACCTCTTTTTCCCGCGGAGCGTTCTTGGAACGGCGACTATAATTAGGACTCTTTCGTGCACGTCGTCTTAGCTCTAAGGCCCTTGTCTTCTCAGAAAACATTTTCTTGGTCCAATATCCTGGGACGTCTCCGGTGAATGTttccatgtgtttttcatgcCATAAGTAACCCTCGTTACACATAAGTGCAGTAATTTGGACGCGTCGTTGATAGGAACCTCGACTCATCGTATCTATTCTTTTTCCGACGTTGTACTTGCACAATCGACAAAATAAATTTTCAGCCCTAAATGGAACATTGCAGTTGTAAGTAAAATTCGATTTAAAAATGTGAAACGGAAAAAAAACACTCCAGTCAGATTGTTTTATATGATATATAAAGTCTGTATAGGCAATAATATGGACAACGAAACATACATTTAACTGTGAAATGATTAGGCCAAAGCAgtagctatattttttttaatagttggGCAAAATTATTAAAAGTCTGCAAAAGAGTCTGCTATTGCGCATTGTTTGAACCTGAAAAGTATGATTTATTCAGCCTGCTTCTGAGCTTTTCATATGTAAATTGTTTGTCTGCTAAGTTTCTTAAAAATTGGTACATGAAGCATGCCAACATCTTCGTAATATAATCATATATTGACAATTATAAAACTAATAACTAAACTTTGAATACTATTGATAAAAATCATACCACGGGTAGACAGAAATTGGCAAAGTTTGATTTTGTTCCACATAACtgagtatttttttctgtttcaaTAATCCACAATTATCAATACATACAGGTTACTTGTCTGGTTTTCACATAAAAACTCTGCTTTCGCCGCTAATTTCTCCATTATGACGGATATTTTATCCCAAACGCCGCCCTTTTGTAAATCCGTGATGATACGTGGAGAGTCGTGTGCTTCATCTTTATGAGTGCAGAAATAGTCCCGACAAGATGAGTGGTCCCCGAATACATGATACGGAACGTTTCTTATATCGTAGCGTAATCCTTCTACGTCTTTCGCCCCTGTATCCGCACAATGTTTAATGGCGCTTCTAACACCTTTAGTTATACGCTCCAAGCGGCTAGACACTTGGTCTGCATATTGTTTCGGGCATTTTATCTAGAAGAAGTAAGTAACAGAACATGATTCAAATACGAGATTGTCTCTTACATCTTTGTCACCACATGTTTGATAATCATGGGATGTTTGTTGActtctttcaatatttcaatagtttaaaaaatcgttttaaacaattttacactcagtagcaaacgCCGATACATTTTTCTCCCAATGAACGCAATTTTTAGAGCTTTGTCAATTACTAATATTGTTGGTTGAAACAACGAAGGCtttgtttttcgatttttcagATCTTCGCTATATTTTTTGTctattcaaacaataaacaaatcagaGTACTTCAGTGCTTGAAGTTTATGCTATGATTTTTAACTTTCCAACTCAAATGTGTTGCATAATTTTCATTACGCAATCCAAATGAGTTTCATGATGAACATTGTACAACACTTTTTCACTATGCAACCcatttcagatgcaaaataaacaAGTACGGAAAGTAGATCATtataatttctgataaaatataatGGACAGAATGAAATTCAAATCAGGATTATTGTTCTCAGGCAAATAAACGCTAACTATCTAACTTCAGCCTTAACAATTCACCTAATTTAAGGCTATTAGGCATAGCAAAGGGATTATGTTGAAAGAACTACAGGAAGTTTTCTGGTTCCATGTACAAAGCTGCCAAAGTTTCAACCAAAAACAAGCAACAGTTGACAAAGGTATAATATAATTATACTGAAAATGGcgatttctgagaatatttttccttaatttttaTTTTGCTACTCTCCCTTAAGAAAAACAGGAACAGTAAGTGACAAAGATGGTAATTATTTTACGTATAAGAAAAATCGTAACAATATGAAATGAATTTATCCATACCTCTCTCAATTTCTTTCCAGCATTTTTAATCGTATGATTGCAGCACAGTTGGTGGCGAATCTCATGGCCGTATGCAGAACTATTTTTCAGTTTGGAAACTGTGGTCGAGTCGCCATCTGTTATTACTGTGGTGAACTTAATGCCTTTTTCGTATAACTTTTCGAACCCTTCGATGATAATAGCACTTTCCATCCCTCCAGATGCTCCCGTATAATTTTTATAGCATTTATGGGGATTGATACGCTTGTTTGCCTTAAGCCGTGCTGTGTTGCGGATACAGGCCGAACATCTTTTATTCTTCGTTCCGATGTACATCACCTTTTTTGAACGGGTGCcaatcatggcggcgcagccagaAGCAGAATTGTATCTATGTCCGTTGCTGCGCTGCCCCCATGATCCATCCAACTCAACGCAAAGGTTCAGTGGAGTATCTGCAGGCAACTGCTTTTTCTGTATTTCTTGTGACGCAAGATTTACCTCCTCTTCGACCGCTCTATCTAGGGATTCTTGTAGCGCTTTCTCAAGTACTACATCCATGGCCGTTTCATCTTTTGAAAAGGCCTTGTTTCCCATGAACGGTATGTCGAGGAAAGAAAAAAGGTCATTTGCCATCGTGTAAGTTGATCCAGTACATAGGATCGCCCAACTTGTACAAAATCTAAGTCGCGTGCCACGACTTGGCTCTTCTGATGATCCTTTTACAATTATGCTACATACATTGCACATGAGCCATAAGGTGGATCTCATGCATTTAACAACTTCTTGTTGGGGGCATAAGATCCCCGGACACTGTCGGGAATGAACTGCTTGAGCAGTAAGGGTCCACTTTAGGAAATAATCGTAGTCAATTATTCGACGGCCGCTAAGCTTTTTCCATTTAGGAATATCAACTTGCGAAAACTCATCAGCACTTGTAGCATGATATCTAAAAACAACAGAAAACAATTGAATAACTAAATCAGTCCTATTTAGCCCTCTTTGTGCACGAGGCTGAGCAGCGTAACTCGTAATAAATATAAACAGTTATACTCTTACTTACCGTTTTGCAGTTGTTGCATTTTTCCGAGGGGCTGTTGTTGAAGTTTCCACAAACGATTGAGTGTTATCGTAGATGCCAGTTTGGTAGTCAAGCTTATCGAACGTTTCATAGATTTCAAACATCCTTGCTTTGGTTGCTTCGTCACGTTGTGATTCGCCTTTTGGTAGCTGCCCTTGATCATCTAACGACTGCTGGTTGAATGTAGCACATTTAATACATGCCTCGCAATCGCAATCGGAATTGTCCACATTTTTCAATACTGAAGGTTTTCCTGGGATACTGATTATTTCCGTTTTTGATCTTGTCAAGTTAATGCGGCTAGTAAAGTTTCAACTAGTCTTGCTTCAAGTCGGTTGTCTACAATTTAATAAGGACAATATACAGTATATCAAAAATTTGTTCGTAAAGCaaattttgaatatattttctagctcatatttttttgaaaaattattactcaagaaCGGAATATCATAGAAACAATTTTGTAgggaaaacacaagcaaatttcCTCAGCTCACTACATAACTCACTAACTCACCATATGTTTTATATACTCACTAACTCATTCATTTACTCCATAACAATCATTTACTCACTAactaactcactcatttactcactaacgGGCTCACTCATTGACAAACTCACTAACTCACTTGCTCACAGATTCACTCACTAACAAGCTCACTTATTCACTAATTCACTAACTCACTCAGCCATATGCTTATAAATTCACTACTTCACTCACTAGCTCACTAAATCACTCACCTGCCTTTTAATTCAACAACCCACTTACCAACTTTCTAACTCACTAACTCTGACACTGAATATGTCATAAACTCATCCATTAGCCCATCAACTCACTAATTTACAAGCTCACGCACTCACCAAGTCATCAACTTGCTCACTTTTTCACTCATTCATTACCTCCCTCATTAATTATTTTACTCATGCATTCACTTACTCATTAACTCCCTGATTTTCAAACTCGCTCATTAACTCACTGACTAATCAACTAATTCACTCACTAACATACTGACTCCCACGTAACAGATCTTACATGCTCATTAACTCATTAACTCTTTTACTCTCTGCCCCACTCACTGACTTCTAATTCATTTACTCACTAATTCATACACACTTACTAACTAGTTCAAATCGGCACTGATTCTtatttagggcctaactgacattttcgaattctcttcatcgatcctctctttgtgttattacagaatgtatattgagttttctaaagattttttggttgaaatacgaagaagacgactacgtcttgctatagaaacaaaaagaagaatgattttgttcgttttgatcaagttattagcgcaagagagagtcgacgaagagaaatcgatcaagtcagttaggcccttatgaaaaatcattgtcgaaatattcTCTTACTAACATATTCACATTCACGAAACAGCTCCCCAGCAAACATTtgtgctgtataagagtggaataaacagctcttaagcaaacttaagcttaagaaactgttgttcactTCTGTTTCTTGGGTCTCTTCCTATTGCTCTATAACTTTCTCAGTCTACAACGGTaacaatatttttgcatattcggattcattGTAAAGTTTGCAATAAATACGATCTGTtgtacagttagttttcatttgaAAAGTGTGTTCTAAATGGGAATTAATagcatgacgttacaacgttgtaacgtcacgctactcattctaATTTTTGATGATTACAAAAATTACATTAAATCGGAagaaattgggtcgattttgaagctTCTTACATTtgatatgggatgaaaaattggtgaagaaCTTTAAACGTCATTTACacgaaagtgagtttttgtcacttacacctttTTGCTTCTAGCCCCctcatttaaccctttgaagccggattttttccaagtgttATAATAGAGTTTTATCTACGTATTTCTATAGTTTTGGTGTTCAATCTtataaaaaaggtagaatattatgcagaatattttttccggacatcctaggtcatccaagctgttcttgagtttagatcctaaagtctacgggtataacggtaacttctttcattatataaagctccgatttgtaatctatcatgtccagtaagtcttctgaaagctcaaTAGACATCATGCGATCGGCTGGtgccatccaaactattttgcTGTTtattatctagcatctacagcaattgaagcttctgttttgagttatgttgtataatctattatacttactggagctcacagaatataaCCAGAGACTATGACATAGTAGTAGTTCGGGATAATctaaactccaagatagtttggctgacctggaatatttccatagtgtctctaaataacttttaagatttcaagagcttctcggatctcagcagattatgctatgctgttatttatggcgaaaacacaaagtttttcttgtagaattgaaggactccattttagaacagtttgcccgaccctgaatgtcccaaaggttaataATTAAAAGTagccttcagattggtccagtaaccacagataaatatgcaacgttacttagtattgcgtatatggctgttgttacgaatgtagacctgtagttctgaactccaaggtagtttgactgacctgaaatatccctatagtgtctctaaatgacatttgagattttaagatcccagcaaattatgcaatactattatttgtggtgaaaacacataaagacattcttgtagatttgaagagcttcattatagaacagtttggacggccgtgaatatcccaaagggttataataagcaagaagacttcagattgttccagtaaccgcggttgattatgcttcGTTACTCAGTTAAACagctatggctactgttacgagtgtagacctgaaggtctgaactccaaggtagtttggctgacctgaaatatccctatagtgtctcttaatgacatttgagattttaagagcttcagggatcccagcagattatgcaatactaatatttatgacgaaaacacatagagttattcttgtagatttgaaggacttcattatagaacagtttggacgaccctaaatgtACCAAAGAGTTAAAATGAGCAGTAGACTTCAGATggctccagtaaccgcggttatttatgcagcgttactcagtttaacaaatatggctactgttacaagtgtagacctgaagttctgaactccaaggtagtttggctgacctggaatatccctatagtgtctctaaatgacattgtagatgtcaagagcttcaggGATAACAgttggttatgcaatgctattatttgtggcgaaaatacatatcattattcttgtagatttgaaagacttcactctaggacaatttggaatacctagaacatcccagaatataaaacatcaCTTGATATGCTTGACCAAGGgttaatgaatacatataaacgtaacccatatccaagttcagcttttagaacaactggtatgtcaattatttagtGTTCCCAAATTTCaaagtgttcaggatgttctaggttatcaatgaagtctcaaatacaaatattcccatttttacttaatagaggactcaatttgcaacactttgccgaagacagtattctgttttgctgaaggggtgaatttatacagccgtttctatgttgaggtcatatatgacccctccggctccaaagggttaaaatcaTTGATATGAGCATGTGGGAAAGCTTCCCTGAATGCTTCAAATATCGCTGAGTTTGAATACAAAAGCTGCAATCTGAGTTGTACTAGTTGTAAAATTGTACTACAAAATAGTAACCACACATAATGCACTATGACTTTTATATTAAGAgttttagtaaaaagttacttGCAACTCTGGTGTGATGCAGAAGGGTCGCAAAATTGCATGATAAGTGAGTCGTTACTTGAAATCGTTTGAGAACCTCTGCTGTAGAATAATAATTTAAAGAACTTACCGAGAGCTAGGTTCGAATGGCTTGAACTCTGTATCATGGTGCTATTCGCCAGTACTTCCATCGAAGTAGTCGACGACACATGTTCCAGCTGGGTATATACACCTTCTCCAGTTTCGTCGACTTGTATACGGCTACTGATGGAACAAGGTGAAACACACGGTGACGGGTGTTTGGAGTCAAGTGTAGTAGCAAGAACAGGCTCAACACGcacatccctggagaattccgcaTCGAAGCTACTCGCTGATTTTCCGTCAACTCCCCCATCATTTTGCAATAGCGGAGTATCCCGAAGGGCATGCCAGTCGTCAATAAAGTTGTCATCATATGGCGTATCAGTACATACGAAGCCTGACGGAACCGAAGACGGCTCGATAGGTAGATCATCTGAGAAGTCCAATGGATTGTTTTCCGACCACAGAACCTCAAACATATCGACAGACGGTAGTTCTGGCAGCGACAACTGATCATAATCCGTTGGCGGTAAATTCGCAATACTGTTTGCATGGGCATCCAGTCGCTCGTTTGATGGTGTGTCGTCTGCGTCATCCGGAGGTAGCGGAATATTTGGTTCTGAATCAGAATCTGGCAAGAACGAAGGGAGGCTCGGCGTTTCATATTCCAGGTAGTCATCTAAAACAAAACGAAGTGATTACAACATCATTCTTGTGTATAAGGAACGTAAAAAGATATAACAACAATCGATGGAGTTCAAAACATACCTTCAATTGATCCGTCTGGCTGCTCAATTGCCAACAAATCAGGGTCCACCGGTGCCGCAGACGTGCGGATCTGGTCCGGGTGATTGTCCGCTGCCCTCTTCTTCCTCTGGCTGCACCGCAGGATTGCTGCTCTTCGTTTTTTGGACACTCGCGGCATGATCCGATGCTTTTTTtgtttgagcagcacagctaatTTTGTTTATGTTTATGATTTTCGCTGGTCAGCAGTGTTGCCGATAAGTGCGTTTATTTTTTCAGCATACGATTTTAGTCgtattatttctaattattttAGAGTTATAGGATTAGGTCATCAAATATATTATAATATATTATTAaaccaaattcaataaaaatattttccatttaaaataattaaattagcttcacgtttggaaaaaaaatgggCAACTTGATGCAAAACATATTTGACATCACTGTATATGATGATTAATGATTTTCTACCCATACTTCAGCGTACACAGTGTATGGTAGAAATGGAataagaaagattttttaaattgcaGTTTAGTGATTAATTTGATAGTTCTGTGCAAATAACTGGAAAATAGTCGTGCAAAGTGATTGTAATAATGGATTTATGTTTTAGAgttattatgatactttttgtGTAGTGTATGTAATGTTTAAGTACGTAAAATTGTTCATTGAAATTGTGTTTCCCGGGGAGAGTGCTAGCATGATCAAGAAGAAGAAAACGATGTGGGAATCAACGTCTCATATGTTGAGCAAAGAAAATTAATATTTATTTAGTTTTGTGACAAAATTTAAGGTGGAATAAGTGCCAGGATGTCTTTTTTCTGGGATGATACAATCTCAGCCAGAATAATCAGGTAGGagtaatatttttttatcaatttctaaATTGTAATCGTTTTGCACGCATACCATAAAACAAATGTGATGACGATCATGAGTCAGCCCTATTTGGCTGATGCACTAAGCGTCCTTAAAAACCGTCGTTGAACGGACTCGATCCTTCCGACCCCATTATTGTAGAACGGGTTCCAAACAACCGAACAGTACTCTAGTATGGATCGAGATAGGGCACAGTACAAGGATTTAAGGCAATAGACGTCCGTGAACTCTTTAGCTGTTCTGAATATGAATCCCAGTACACTCGAAGCTTTTCCGACGACATAGCTGATATGCTTTTTAAAGGAGAGCTGTTCGTCCAATACTACACCAAGGTCTTTGATATGACTAACACGTTCAATTTGGGTACCTGACAAATTATAATTGAACATTACAGGCCGTTTTTTGTTCGAGAACGAGATCGCCGAGCACTTAGATGGGTTGACTTCCATTCGATTTAAGGTACACCATTCAGCAAATGCATCCACCTGTCGTTGAAGGAAATAGCAGTCTTCAATTGAGCGAACACGAAGGTACAGTTTTAGATCATCCGCAAAGGATAATCGCGGTCCTTCGATCACCATGTTTACATCGTTGAAATAGATCAAAAAGATCAGCGGTCCTAAGTGACTGCCTTGTGGGATACCAGATGTTGCGGCAAATGAAGAGGACTGACAATCACCGATAACGACAGACAGGCGCCGACCAGTGAGGTAAGATTGAAACCATTGCAGCAGGGGGCCATGGATTCCCAACCGATCTAGTTTAGCTACAGCAATACGATGGTGCAATTTGTCAAATGCTGCAGTCAGGTCGGTGTAAATAGCGTCTGTTTGAACGCGCTTCGACATGCTCTCGATGATATGGGAGGTAAGGCACAGCAGATTGGTGGCCGTAGAGCGACCCGGCATGAATCCATGTTGGTCGGAGCTAATATACGGTTTGCAGTGAGCGAATAGCGGGTCCATGATGACGATTTCAAACAGTTTGGCGATGGCACAGAGCGAAGTAATGCCGCGATAATTGCCAACCTCTTGTCGGCTCCCCTTTTTGTGGACTGGAAACATGTGTGCAAACTTCCAGAACGTTGGAAATAGGCCAGTGGTTGCGGAGAGTCGGAAAACGTGAAGCAATGGTGACAGAAGGTTGTTGATTTGCATCTTAAGGAACGCCGACGGAATACCATCGGGACCCGGATTGTACGACGTTTTGAGTTTTAAGGCAGCCCTGGCAATCATATTCTCGTCAATGTCAACGCTGCTCAACGATTGCCCAAACTGTGGAACTGTGCTAGCGGCACGTGCGACGTGATTATCATCCAGCTCCTCGTCGACGAAAACACTAGCAAATTTGTCGGCGAAAAGGTTACATATATCTTGCGGAGAGGAAGCAACTTTGTCATTGAGTGCCATAGAAGCTGGCAAACCAGATTCGCGACGctgttcattcacgaatttccaaAACTGTTTTGGATGGGATTTGAGCTTTCTCTGAATGCCGCGTTGGTAACGTAGGAAGCATCGCTTCGCAACTCGTTTATACTCGTAATTGATCCTCACATAGTAGTTCCGGAGTAACAGTGTGCGGTGTCTGGTGAATTTCCTCAGGGCGGCCCTCTTACCAGATTTCAACGAACGGAGCTCACTTGTTTCCCATGGAGGACGCGATGTATGACGGTGTAGCTTCTTAGGAACGTGTCTGTCAATAACGTACGTCAGCACATTGGACAGAGTGCGAGCAGCAGCTTCGATGTCCTCGGTATCTAAGATATCGCCCCAATTAATGCCTCCTTAACCCccacgaaccccatgtaacgcgccTGAGACCTCCGAgaacgcctgcgtaacgtttcTAAAGCTCGCCAAAAATACTCTGGAGCTGAGCTTCTTGAAGTACCTCTGAAATCTCCCctacggaccccatgtaacgcacctaagcaCCCTCCGAAACCTGCGAATCGAAAACAACGACGTAACGCTTTTGACACCCGCTGCAAATCCTCCGAAACATCCTAAAATTTCCTCGGACCCCAGGTGTCACACCtgggaccctccaaaaccccccgaAAAAGCTTTTGtagcgcctctgaaaccagctgaAAATGCCCGGAAGCTTCATGAAATGTCACTGAAATTCCCTTAAGTCCATGCTTAAGTCCCCTCGCACCCCCGTGTAACGCCAGGGAGtagcaggaggtctcagggggtttcatgaaCTCTTAATGGTGTCTCAGGAGATCTCAACGGGATCCAGGGGCCTCGTGAAATTCCTGGACGCTTCGgttgtctcaggggcgtttcagggtacTTCAGGGGCATTTGAGGGGTCTCGAAGGTGTTTCAAGGACTCCCGGGGGgtttcttggggaatcaaaacgactgttttagatttatcTCGACGTTGCAACTCCGattcgagtcttcttcaaaggaaaaaaaaaagactggaatcggagtcgaaacgtcgggacaaatctaaaacagttggTTTGACTCTCCAAGACTGCAGCGCTAATAAAAGTAGCTAAATGCACACACATATCAATCGATCTGTCTTATGTAACATTAGCCTGAAGACGATAGTGGTGCAAAATTACTGTAGGCTCACTGCCCGAAATCCCCTGGgagcccctgaaacacctctgagacccCTCAAGTGCCCCTGAAGTACCCTTAAACGTCTCTGAGACTCTCGAAGCGCCCAAGAACTCCATGTGgcccctggaaccccttgagatCTCCTGAGACACCATTGAGAGTTCATGaaccgcccctgagacctcctgctaCTCTCTGAAATGCCCCCAAAATCCACTGAAAAGCTCCTGAGACCCGATGGAATTACCCTGGGATCCCCTGAGGCCCCTTAAAGCGCCCATGAGACCTCCCCGGTATTCCATGAAGCCCCCTGAGAAGaccttgaaacccccttaaatgtctctgagacctcttggtactccactgaaacccctgaaacgactcataaaccttcctttgctcttccCGTATATCTCTGGCCGCCATTGTCGTAGTTACGCAATATTTGTTCTTAGTAGCTCTCTCTTTTTATGCAGAGCATAAAACAGAGGTTATTGACTGATATTGAACAGCTCTGTCAATGGAACAATTTGCCActtcaagataaaaaaaaacctggatcaTCAGAGGACACTCAGGTCTTAGACTGACCGGTTTGTTTGATCAAAAAATCCAAAAACGTGACGCCGAGATTGCGTTGTGTCGAAATGACTCATATCATGATTTTGATGCTCTTCTTTCACGGTGTATTTTCATAACATGAAAGCACACATTCTTCctgaaatcatgactcattttaCCAGTTTCTAACACCGATTTTTTTCCCTGTGTAGTACCTGGTGTTCGTCATAGACCGTGTCAATTTGTTAGTGTAGAGATAATATTCAAGTATATCACATCAATCAACATCATCAAAACCACCCAAGATGCCTTCCAATAAGTAGCTTCGCGCTCTACTCTCACAGTTGTCATTATTCATCACCATCATCGTAATCGTAATCATATGTCAACGCCTCTTGTtggttgttgatgatgatgacggaCGGCGCGGTGTCAGTGATTCCGACAACGAGGACAACGGCATCCAGGCACCTACCTGAGTGTGAAAAAGCGCATTTGTCGATGATGGACTTTTATGCTGCTGGATCGCTTTCCCGAACACATGGCGGTGGACAGAAGTAGAAGCAGCAGCAGACGAAGCGGCGCCCCCTTGTTGATTGAGCCAATAATTGCTTGTTGCtgattatacatatttttttatgaCGCGCTCTAATAAAATTTGCGCTCACGTGATTAATGGGGGAGCTCATGCTGCTGCTGCAGAATATGGATCATAGATGATGAAGGggtgtgtgtgtgcgtgcgtgtgcgtgggtggatgatgttttgcaccaaacacacATCAATCATTCGCCATCAGCAACGACGTCGACAACGTGGATGGACGTCTGTGCCTCCATCGTGGCAGTATCGGTGACTGAGGACTACATGACGAGAACGCGGAACGATGTACGGACGGGCGGAGATGAGGTAATAATTTTCTTCGTATGCTTTGGCATTATTTGCTTCGACCAGACTGAGTTG contains:
- the LOC115254650 gene encoding uncharacterized protein LOC115254650, translated to MPRVSKKRRAAILRCSQRKKRAADNHPDQIRTSAAPVDPDLLAIEQPDGSIEDDYLEYETPSLPSFLPDSDSEPNIPLPPDDADDTPSNERLDAHANSIANLPPTDYDQLSLPELPSVDMFEVLWSENNPLDFSDDLPIEPSSVPSGFVCTDTPYDDNFIDDWHALRDTPLLQNDGGVDGKSASSFDAEFSRDVRVEPVLATTLDSKHPSPCVSPCSISSRIQVDETGEGVYTQLEHVSSTTSMEVLANSTMIQSSSHSNLALGKFFKLLFYSRGSQTISSNDSLIMQFCDPSASHQSCK